In Tepidanaerobacter syntrophicus, the following are encoded in one genomic region:
- a CDS encoding PHP domain-containing protein: MLKEFGADLHIHTCLSPCADDEMIPVNILNMAKLLGTKIIGICDHNSAKNIQAIIDLASGYDILVVPGMEVQSVEEVHLLCFFEKMQTLLKWQECVYGSLPSIKNRPEYFGHQWIVDGQGNILDEECRMLLASTSFTVEDISKMVAELGGLLIPAHVDRGSYSIISQLGFIPESLRIDGVEFSRMISKNDFITKFPGLERYTLITSSDAHRLKDMVYQKTFFHIESLNYAEVVMALKGLEGRKVVVT; this comes from the coding sequence ATGCTTAAAGAATTTGGCGCAGATCTTCATATTCATACCTGTTTGTCACCGTGCGCCGATGACGAGATGATTCCCGTAAACATCTTAAATATGGCAAAACTGCTTGGCACTAAAATAATAGGAATATGCGATCACAATTCAGCTAAGAATATTCAAGCAATAATAGACTTGGCTAGTGGCTATGATATTTTAGTGGTGCCGGGTATGGAAGTGCAGAGCGTGGAAGAAGTTCATCTGCTGTGTTTTTTTGAAAAAATGCAAACACTTTTAAAGTGGCAAGAATGCGTATACGGTTCTCTGCCTTCTATAAAAAATAGGCCTGAGTATTTTGGCCATCAGTGGATAGTAGACGGCCAAGGCAATATTTTAGATGAAGAATGTCGGATGCTGCTTGCATCAACTTCTTTTACGGTAGAAGATATTTCTAAAATGGTGGCAGAGCTTGGTGGACTGCTTATCCCTGCTCATGTAGATAGAGGTAGCTACAGCATAATAAGTCAGCTTGGTTTTATACCTGAAAGCCTAAGAATTGACGGAGTAGAATTTTCCAGGATGATCTCCAAAAATGATTTTATAACTAAATTTCCGGGCCTTGAGAGGTACACCTTGATTACATCTTCTGATGCTCATAGATTAAAAGACATGGTTTATCAAAAAACTTTTTTCCATATAGAATCTTTAAATTATGCCGAAGTTGTTATGGCTCTTAAGGGTTTGGAAGGGAGGAAGGTAGTAGTAACTTAG
- a CDS encoding (2Fe-2S) ferredoxin domain-containing protein, translated as MPVIKSIEELEKIREQAKDMINLRVDNETKTRIVVGMGTCGIAAGARAVMLAILDELKKRNIDNVIVTETGCIGLCQYEPLVDVIQPGKPKVTYVNMTPEKAREVVVKHIINNQVVDEYVVPNV; from the coding sequence ATGCCAGTAATCAAGTCGATAGAGGAGCTTGAAAAGATTAGAGAGCAAGCAAAAGATATGATAAATCTAAGAGTGGACAATGAAACAAAGACCCGTATAGTAGTGGGCATGGGAACTTGCGGTATCGCCGCCGGTGCAAGAGCTGTCATGCTTGCGATCTTAGATGAATTAAAGAAGAGGAATATAGATAACGTAATTGTTACTGAAACCGGCTGCATAGGTCTTTGCCAGTATGAGCCATTAGTAGATGTCATTCAACCCGGTAAGCCAAAGGTGACATACGTCAATATGACGCCAGAAAAGGCAAGAGAGGTTGTAGTAAAGCATATAATAAATAATCAAGTTGTTGATGAATATGTAGTGCCAAATGTATAA
- the nuoF gene encoding NADH-quinone oxidoreductase subunit NuoF, with product MEIYRAHVLVCKGTGCTASGSEAVLDAFEKEIEKKGLSKEVKVVQTGCLGLCELGPNVLIYPEGSYYCTVKPEDVPEIVEEHLLKGRIVERLLYKEPDTKERFRSLMDIDFYKKQKRIALRHCGLINPEIIEEYIANDGYAALAKALTQMKPQEVIDEIKKSGLRGRGGGGFPTGNKWQFAANAEGDIKYVVCNADEGDPGAFMDRSVLEGDPHTILEAMEIAGYAIGASEGYIYVRAEYPIAVKRLEIAIEQARNHGLLGENILGTGFNFDIFLRLGSGAFVCGEETALLASVEGRRGEPRPRPPFPANKGLWGKPTIINNVETFANVPEIILKGADWFSSIGSEKSKGTKVFAVGGKINHTGLVEIPMGTPLREVIYDICGGIANNKKFKAVQTGGPSGGCLPASLLDMPIEYDTLVQAGSMMGSGGMIVMDEDNCMVDIAKFFLTFTQEESCGKCPPCRIGTKRMLEILERITNGEGREGDIELLENLANSVKASALCGLGQTAPNPVLSTIRYFRDEYEAHIKDKKCPAGACKALIHYEVVPEKCKSCGVCAKVCPAGAISGERKQPYKIDTDKCIKCNSCFDRCPFDAIVKI from the coding sequence ATGGAAATATACAGAGCCCATGTCCTTGTGTGTAAAGGAACCGGGTGCACAGCTTCCGGCAGCGAAGCAGTCCTGGATGCTTTTGAAAAAGAAATAGAAAAAAAGGGTCTTTCAAAAGAAGTTAAGGTGGTTCAAACAGGCTGCCTTGGTCTTTGTGAACTTGGACCAAATGTACTAATTTATCCTGAAGGAAGTTATTACTGCACAGTCAAACCCGAAGATGTTCCTGAAATTGTTGAAGAGCATTTGCTTAAAGGCCGCATAGTAGAACGCCTTTTATATAAAGAACCTGATACCAAAGAACGTTTCCGCTCACTGATGGATATCGATTTTTACAAGAAGCAAAAACGTATAGCTCTTAGACACTGCGGGCTTATAAATCCTGAAATAATTGAAGAGTATATAGCAAATGACGGTTATGCTGCTTTAGCCAAAGCACTGACTCAAATGAAACCGCAGGAAGTAATTGATGAAATTAAAAAATCGGGTTTAAGAGGTCGTGGAGGCGGTGGATTCCCCACAGGTAACAAGTGGCAGTTTGCTGCAAATGCTGAAGGAGATATAAAGTACGTAGTATGCAACGCTGATGAAGGAGATCCCGGTGCCTTTATGGACCGCAGCGTTTTGGAAGGAGATCCCCATACTATATTGGAAGCGATGGAAATTGCAGGTTATGCCATTGGTGCAAGCGAAGGCTATATATATGTAAGAGCTGAATACCCTATAGCTGTAAAACGATTGGAAATAGCAATTGAACAGGCTAGAAACCATGGACTTTTAGGGGAAAATATCCTTGGAACCGGCTTTAATTTTGATATCTTCTTAAGACTAGGCTCAGGAGCTTTTGTATGTGGAGAAGAAACAGCACTTTTGGCTTCAGTCGAGGGGCGCCGTGGAGAGCCAAGACCAAGACCGCCATTTCCTGCAAACAAGGGACTTTGGGGTAAGCCTACAATAATAAATAATGTAGAAACTTTTGCTAATGTGCCTGAAATTATATTAAAAGGTGCTGACTGGTTTTCAAGCATCGGCTCAGAAAAGAGCAAAGGAACTAAGGTATTTGCAGTGGGAGGAAAAATCAACCATACAGGCCTTGTAGAAATCCCGATGGGAACACCACTGAGAGAGGTAATATACGATATCTGCGGAGGCATTGCCAACAACAAAAAATTCAAGGCTGTCCAGACTGGCGGACCTTCGGGCGGCTGTCTGCCGGCATCCTTGCTGGATATGCCAATTGAATATGACACTCTTGTACAAGCAGGTTCTATGATGGGCTCCGGCGGTATGATAGTCATGGATGAAGATAACTGCATGGTAGATATAGCAAAATTCTTCTTAACCTTTACCCAGGAAGAATCTTGTGGGAAATGCCCGCCGTGCAGAATCGGTACCAAAAGAATGCTTGAAATCTTAGAAAGAATAACAAACGGTGAAGGAAGAGAAGGAGATATTGAGCTTTTAGAAAATCTGGCAAACAGCGTTAAAGCTTCAGCTTTATGTGGCCTTGGCCAGACAGCTCCCAATCCTGTGCTTTCTACAATAAGATATTTTAGAGATGAATATGAGGCACATATAAAGGATAAAAAATGCCCGGCCGGTGCTTGCAAGGCTTTAATACATTATGAAGTTGTGCCTGAAAAATGCAAGAGCTGCGGTGTTTGCGCAAAGGTATGCCCGGCAGGTGCGATCAGCGGTGAAAGAAAGCAGCCATATAAAATAGATACGGATAAATGCATAAAATGCAACAGCTGTTTTGACAGATGCCCATTTGACGCCATTGTCAAGATATAG
- a CDS encoding AraC family transcriptional regulator gives MDLKTMQDLLALKLVTKITNLDRKVKGGYASDLLSWVMAHAKEDEVWITIQSHQNIVAVASLLNLAAIIVAESVTVGEDTIKKAEAENIAIYSSEKSIFELCGILYNLLLSET, from the coding sequence ATGGATTTAAAAACTATGCAAGATTTACTCGCGCTAAAGTTAGTTACAAAAATCACAAACCTCGATAGAAAAGTTAAAGGCGGGTACGCTTCAGACCTTTTAAGCTGGGTCATGGCCCATGCTAAAGAAGATGAGGTTTGGATAACGATTCAAAGCCATCAGAATATAGTAGCAGTAGCCTCACTCTTAAATCTTGCGGCAATAATTGTTGCCGAAAGTGTAACCGTAGGCGAAGATACCATAAAAAAGGCCGAAGCCGAAAATATTGCAATATATTCCAGCGAAAAATCGATTTTTGAGCTCTGTGGTATACTGTATAATTTATTGTTATCGGAGACTTAG
- a CDS encoding NADH-dependent [FeFe] hydrogenase, group A6, whose amino-acid sequence MGDMVTLTIDGVKVEVSKDATVLEAARKAGIRIPTLCFLKGVNQIGACRMCVVEVKGGKALQTACVLPVSEGMEVITNSPAVRESRKVTLELLLSDHNLECPTCIRNLNCELQKLSEELGIKSLRYPGEKSKSQYDDFSPSIVRDTSKCILCRRCVSTCHDVQSVGVISPNYRGFNTVIAPVYDMSLNDVPCTNCGQCITACPVGALKEKDDTDRVWQALADPEKFVVVQTAPAIRVSLGEEFGKKRGAIVTNKMPAALRRLGFDKVFDTDFSADLTIMEEGSEFLDRLQNGGKLPLITSCSPGWIKFCEHYYPEFLENVSTCKSPQQMFGALVKTYYAEKIGIDPAKIFSVSIMPCTAKKYECQRPEMFSSGYQDVDAVLTTREISRMLKEAGINLNTLPDEDFDEPLGISTGAGAIFGATGGVMEAALRTVYEIVTKKELKNIDFTQVRGVEGVKEATIDIDGLKVNVAVAHGLSNARAVLERVKNGEANYHFIEIMACPGGCVGGGGQPILSSDERWEIDYREERAKAIYEVDRNMPLRKSHENPAIKAVYEEFLGKPLGEKSHELLHTHYVKRELYPVMK is encoded by the coding sequence ATGGGTGATATGGTAACATTAACTATAGACGGAGTAAAAGTGGAAGTTTCCAAAGATGCTACAGTGCTTGAAGCCGCAAGAAAAGCTGGAATCAGAATTCCGACGCTCTGCTTTTTAAAAGGAGTAAACCAAATAGGAGCTTGCCGCATGTGTGTTGTAGAGGTAAAAGGCGGCAAGGCGCTGCAGACCGCTTGCGTTTTACCGGTTTCAGAAGGCATGGAAGTTATTACTAACTCTCCTGCAGTAAGAGAATCAAGAAAGGTGACTTTGGAACTTTTACTTTCAGATCATAATTTGGAATGTCCCACATGCATAAGAAATCTAAACTGTGAGCTGCAAAAGCTTTCAGAAGAATTAGGCATAAAGTCTCTTAGATATCCCGGAGAAAAAAGCAAGTCTCAATATGACGATTTCTCACCTTCAATAGTAAGAGATACATCAAAATGCATATTATGTCGCAGGTGTGTAAGCACATGCCATGATGTGCAAAGTGTAGGTGTAATATCGCCTAACTACAGAGGGTTCAATACGGTAATTGCTCCGGTATACGATATGAGTTTAAATGATGTCCCCTGCACTAACTGCGGTCAGTGTATAACAGCTTGCCCGGTTGGAGCTTTAAAGGAAAAAGATGATACAGATAGAGTATGGCAGGCTTTAGCCGATCCGGAAAAATTTGTCGTAGTTCAAACCGCTCCTGCAATAAGGGTATCTCTAGGAGAAGAATTCGGCAAAAAGCGTGGAGCAATTGTAACAAATAAAATGCCTGCTGCCCTCAGAAGGCTTGGCTTTGACAAGGTATTCGATACGGATTTTTCGGCTGACCTTACAATTATGGAAGAAGGATCTGAGTTTTTAGACAGGCTCCAAAACGGGGGTAAACTTCCCCTTATAACTTCCTGCAGTCCGGGGTGGATAAAATTCTGTGAGCATTATTATCCGGAATTTCTTGAAAATGTTTCGACATGCAAATCTCCACAGCAGATGTTTGGAGCTCTGGTAAAAACGTACTATGCTGAAAAAATCGGAATAGACCCTGCAAAGATCTTTTCAGTATCTATAATGCCCTGCACTGCCAAAAAATACGAGTGCCAGCGTCCCGAGATGTTCTCTAGCGGATATCAGGACGTAGATGCGGTCCTGACTACTCGGGAAATTTCAAGGATGCTAAAGGAAGCAGGAATAAATCTTAATACTCTTCCCGATGAGGATTTTGACGAGCCTCTTGGAATATCCACCGGCGCAGGCGCTATATTCGGTGCAACCGGCGGTGTTATGGAAGCTGCCTTAAGAACCGTATATGAGATTGTTACCAAGAAAGAGCTAAAAAACATAGATTTTACTCAGGTAAGAGGAGTAGAAGGCGTTAAAGAAGCGACAATCGACATAGACGGACTCAAAGTAAACGTAGCTGTTGCCCACGGTCTTTCAAATGCAAGAGCCGTACTTGAAAGAGTTAAAAATGGCGAAGCCAACTATCACTTTATCGAGATAATGGCATGCCCCGGCGGCTGCGTTGGCGGAGGCGGACAGCCGATACTAAGTTCAGACGAGCGCTGGGAGATAGATTATAGGGAAGAAAGGGCAAAAGCAATATATGAGGTAGATCGGAATATGCCCCTTAGAAAATCCCATGAAAATCCTGCAATTAAAGCTGTCTATGAAGAGTTTTTAGGCAAACCCCTTGGCGAAAAATCTCATGAGCTGCTTCACACTCATTATGTAAAACGCGAGCTCTATCCCGTTATGAAATAA
- a CDS encoding ATP-binding protein codes for MQELSLHILDIAQNSIAAKASLVEIEIEEDKKKDLLTIKIKDNGTGMDEETSRKVSDPFFTTRTTRKVGMGIPLFAQAAQSCGGDLKIYSKKGKGTTIEATFILSHIDRAPLGSMSDTMVSLVASHPEIDFVYRHKVQDKEFVFDTREIKKILHEVPINNPLVLDWIKKFIESGLKEIDGGA; via the coding sequence ATGCAAGAACTTTCGCTGCATATCTTAGATATTGCTCAAAATTCAATAGCAGCAAAAGCATCCCTTGTGGAAATTGAAATTGAAGAAGACAAAAAGAAAGATTTATTAACTATCAAGATCAAAGACAACGGAACAGGTATGGACGAAGAAACATCTCGCAAAGTGTCAGACCCGTTTTTTACTACGAGGACAACTCGAAAAGTAGGAATGGGCATCCCTCTTTTTGCACAAGCTGCCCAAAGCTGCGGAGGAGATTTAAAGATCTACTCTAAAAAAGGTAAAGGAACAACAATTGAAGCCACATTTATATTAAGCCATATTGACAGAGCTCCCTTGGGAAGTATGTCAGATACGATGGTGTCGCTTGTTGCATCACACCCGGAAATTGACTTTGTATACAGACATAAAGTGCAAGATAAGGAATTTGTTTTTGATACTCGCGAGATAAAAAAGATACTACATGAAGTGCCTATAAATAATCCGCTGGTTCTCGACTGGATAAAAAAATTCATCGAGAGCGGCTTGAAGGAAATTGATGGAGGTGCGTAA
- the nuoE gene encoding NADH-quinone oxidoreductase subunit NuoE — MSVVLNQQQEFAEKLKQVEVMLEKYKGKRGTLLQALQEAQNIVGYLPMEVQKMVSEALNITLSEVYSTVTFYSFFSLKPKGKYQIRTCLGTACYVRGAEKVLDRLKTELGIDVGDTTDDGKFSLNSCRCIGACGLAPAMIINDEVYGRMTPDKVPDILKRFE; from the coding sequence ATGTCAGTAGTTTTAAATCAGCAACAAGAGTTTGCTGAAAAACTAAAGCAAGTAGAAGTAATGTTGGAAAAATACAAAGGTAAAAGAGGTACTCTATTACAAGCACTGCAAGAAGCTCAAAATATCGTCGGATATTTACCGATGGAAGTTCAAAAGATGGTTTCAGAGGCACTAAATATTACATTAAGTGAAGTCTACAGTACTGTTACCTTCTATTCGTTTTTCAGTTTAAAACCAAAAGGAAAATACCAAATAAGAACATGCCTTGGAACAGCTTGCTATGTAAGGGGAGCAGAGAAAGTCCTCGATAGGTTAAAAACCGAGCTTGGTATCGATGTAGGAGATACTACAGATGATGGAAAGTTTTCCCTTAATTCCTGCCGCTGCATAGGCGCCTGCGGACTTGCCCCTGCTATGATTATCAATGATGAAGTTTATGGAAGAATGACCCCTGATAAAGTTCCGGATATCTTAAAGAGATTTGAGTAA